A portion of the Cyanobium sp. PCC 7001 genome contains these proteins:
- the ppk2 gene encoding polyphosphate kinase 2 produces the protein MGKKKKKARHQTDDQEPLQPHFGPFSDRYYPSGLLDDLRNGEGVPLPPQTAGLGKLDRKLYEKELTRLQVELVKMQYWIKATGFRLIVLFEGRDAAGKGGTIKRITEPLNPRGCRVVALGTPSDQQKTQWYFQRYVEHFPSAGEIVIFDRSWYNRAGVERVMGFCTPEQVEEFLTSCPEFERMLVRSGIVLLKYWFSVSDEEQEARFQARIDDPTRRWKLSPMDLEARERWADFSMAKDEMFSHTNIPEAPWFTVEADDKRRARLNCMAHLLSKVPYTDMTPPAIELPPRPKHKPVERPPRWEQFFVPNRYP, from the coding sequence ATGGGCAAAAAGAAGAAGAAGGCCAGGCATCAGACCGACGATCAGGAGCCGCTTCAGCCCCACTTCGGGCCGTTCTCCGACCGCTACTACCCCTCGGGCCTGCTGGATGACCTGCGCAACGGTGAAGGCGTGCCGCTGCCTCCCCAGACGGCAGGGCTGGGCAAGCTCGATCGCAAGCTCTACGAGAAGGAGCTGACCCGGCTGCAGGTGGAGCTGGTGAAGATGCAGTACTGGATCAAGGCCACCGGCTTTCGCCTGATCGTGCTGTTCGAAGGGCGGGACGCCGCCGGCAAGGGGGGCACGATCAAGCGCATCACCGAACCGCTCAATCCGCGCGGCTGCCGGGTGGTGGCCCTGGGAACCCCCAGCGATCAGCAGAAGACCCAGTGGTACTTCCAGCGCTATGTGGAGCACTTCCCGAGCGCAGGGGAGATCGTGATCTTCGACCGCAGCTGGTACAACCGCGCCGGTGTGGAGCGGGTGATGGGGTTCTGCACCCCGGAGCAGGTGGAGGAGTTCCTCACCAGCTGTCCGGAGTTCGAGCGGATGCTGGTGCGCTCCGGCATCGTGCTGCTGAAGTACTGGTTCTCGGTGAGTGACGAGGAGCAGGAGGCCCGCTTCCAGGCCCGGATCGACGATCCCACCCGCCGCTGGAAGCTCAGTCCGATGGATCTGGAGGCCCGCGAGCGCTGGGCAGACTTCTCCATGGCGAAGGATGAGATGTTCTCCCACACCAACATTCCCGAGGCCCCATGGTTCACCGTGGAGGCCGACGACAAGCGGCGGGCCCGGCTGAACTGCATGGCCCACCTGCTCAGCAAGGTGCCCTATACCGACATGACACCACCGGCCATCGAGCTGCCGCCGCGGCCGAAACACAAGCCCGTGGAGCGGCCGCCCCGCTGGGAGCAGTTCTTCGTGCCCAATCGCTATCCCTAG
- a CDS encoding DUF4335 domain-containing protein, giving the protein MKQTLRYEQLSCRLQVDGLPDVSAGQSGDALGIITGWSLRWMGRPELEGRKEHLIALMEVVLPYARHLLSGVERRFGQEDSPVEIGPRPAGGHSLLLRSSQPGTPPLEVVLDDAELADLVRVLDQLRLDARLQLPLDLPQPRPLRPREMQERVPRRQRLAAPVGGALVLVLAAGLGLLLPEPRPLPAPSPSSPAAGQDRP; this is encoded by the coding sequence ATGAAGCAGACGCTGCGCTACGAGCAACTGAGCTGCCGCCTTCAGGTCGATGGCCTGCCCGACGTCTCGGCGGGTCAGTCCGGCGATGCCCTCGGCATCATCACCGGCTGGAGTCTGCGCTGGATGGGCAGGCCGGAGCTGGAGGGGCGCAAGGAGCATCTGATCGCCCTGATGGAGGTGGTGCTCCCCTATGCCCGCCACCTGCTCAGTGGGGTGGAGCGCCGTTTCGGCCAGGAGGATTCCCCGGTGGAGATCGGCCCTCGCCCCGCCGGTGGCCACAGCCTGCTGCTGCGCAGCAGCCAACCCGGCACCCCGCCGCTCGAGGTGGTGCTGGACGACGCCGAGCTGGCCGATCTGGTGCGGGTGCTCGATCAGCTGCGGCTGGATGCGCGCCTGCAGCTGCCGCTCGACCTGCCCCAGCCCCGGCCGCTGCGGCCGCGGGAGATGCAGGAGCGGGTGCCGCGGCGCCAGAGGCTGGCGGCCCCGGTGGGCGGTGCCCTCGTGCTGGTGCTGGCGGCCGGCCTCGGCCTGCTGCTCCCGGAACCCCGCCCGCTGCCCGCCCCCTCACCTTCAAGCCCAGCGGCTGGTCAGGATCGGCCCTGA
- a CDS encoding DUF3038 domain-containing protein: MSQPAAAPPASPRSVAPARLPRRGLERLDLLLLAVEALDLNGGEAMVWMSEQMGFTGLFPNRVELWKRRCYNPLRRTTRRGELDPAETDALIRILCALADRLYPLLRALLSSTDPPQVVAQRWELFQGRLAALLRERMNPRRVGVQRLLDPELGAGQRRQLVQTLALGGGVGGFERLRASLLDPAV; this comes from the coding sequence ATGAGCCAACCCGCCGCCGCGCCACCAGCGTCCCCCCGCAGCGTCGCCCCGGCCCGGCTTCCCCGCCGGGGACTGGAGCGGCTCGATCTGCTGCTCCTGGCGGTGGAGGCCCTCGACCTCAACGGCGGTGAGGCGATGGTGTGGATGAGTGAGCAGATGGGCTTCACCGGCCTCTTCCCGAACCGGGTGGAGCTGTGGAAACGCCGCTGCTACAACCCCCTGCGCCGCACCACGCGCCGGGGCGAGCTCGACCCGGCCGAGACCGATGCCCTGATCCGCATCCTCTGCGCTCTCGCCGATCGGCTCTATCCGCTGCTGCGGGCCCTTCTCTCCAGCACCGACCCGCCGCAGGTGGTGGCCCAGCGCTGGGAGCTGTTCCAGGGGCGGCTGGCCGCCCTGCTGCGGGAGCGCATGAATCCCCGCCGGGTGGGGGTGCAGCGCCTGCTCGATCCCGAGCTCGGCGCCGGCCAGCGGCGTCAGCTGGTGCAGACCCTGGCCCTCGGTGGTGGCGTGGGGGGCTTCGAGCGGCTGCGCGCCAGCCTGCTCGATCCGGCGGTGTGA
- a CDS encoding adenine phosphoribosyltransferase — MALDLRQYVRDVPDFPKPGILFRDLTPLMRDPRGWQEAMRQLEQVCERLQPDLIVGIESRGFIVGMAVATRVGLGFVPVRKPGKLPGAVTGVDYALEYGSDRLEIHSDALVGGPKVLVIDDLLATGGTAAACAQLVEAAGGSLCGFGFVAELAALEGRRRLPASQPVESLIIYD, encoded by the coding sequence ATGGCTCTCGATCTGCGGCAGTACGTGCGCGACGTGCCGGACTTCCCCAAGCCCGGGATCCTGTTCCGCGACCTCACGCCGCTGATGCGCGACCCCCGCGGCTGGCAGGAGGCCATGCGCCAGCTGGAGCAGGTGTGCGAGCGGCTCCAGCCCGACCTGATCGTGGGGATCGAGTCCCGCGGCTTCATCGTGGGCATGGCGGTGGCCACCAGGGTGGGGCTGGGCTTCGTGCCGGTGCGCAAACCTGGCAAGCTTCCCGGGGCCGTGACCGGAGTGGATTACGCCCTCGAATACGGCAGCGACCGGCTGGAGATCCACAGCGATGCGCTGGTGGGCGGGCCGAAGGTGCTGGTGATCGACGATCTCCTGGCCACGGGGGGCACGGCCGCCGCCTGCGCCCAGCTGGTGGAGGCGGCGGGCGGATCGCTCTGCGGCTTCGGGTTCGTGGCCGAGCTGGCCGCCCTGGAGGGGCGACGGCGGCTGCCGGCCTCCCAGCCGGTGGAGTCGCTGATCATCTACGACTGA
- a CDS encoding DUF2949 domain-containing protein, whose protein sequence is MVNSSSPQSPPPQALLRYLRHQLGLGESALALGIKQAQQEQAPLPVVLWRYGLISLEQLEQVLSWQDANL, encoded by the coding sequence ATGGTGAACAGCTCCAGCCCCCAGTCACCGCCGCCCCAGGCCCTGCTGCGCTACCTGCGCCATCAGCTCGGCCTGGGGGAGAGTGCCCTGGCGCTCGGCATCAAGCAGGCCCAGCAGGAGCAGGCACCCCTGCCGGTGGTGCTGTGGCGTTACGGGCTGATCAGCCTGGAGCAGCTGGAGCAGGTGCTGAGCTGGCAGGACGCCAATCTCTGA
- a CDS encoding FAD-dependent monooxygenase produces MPSSSMATADLRALVHGAGPTGALTALALAEAGWTVHLSDPLDAAQLRARNRAYAFNHSSRRLLERLGLWELVRPSLMPFRRLQLCDLGTGAEVPFTTADLGRRVASGADGSAAAVGWIGLHGPLMELLQRRLAAEPRVSQAMGVGSEAEPWPETAPDLVVAADGPHSPHREGLGIRVWQHTYSQSCLTAQVALRGTDADQAWELFRPEGPFAVLPLEPGRAQLVWSAPSSRCRRLESLGADGFLDALAGALPDRFQPDGLLDQPRSFPVGLLLARRLQRGCTVLVGESAHRCHPVGGQGLNLCWRDVAVLHRLARKASAGALAPSRLPRAYARRRWPDLLLTLLATDLLMRVFSNRSRLLLPLRRLGLAALANLAPLRRLSLGAMTNGPCRPW; encoded by the coding sequence ATGCCCAGCTCCTCCATGGCCACTGCCGACCTCCGGGCCCTGGTGCACGGCGCCGGTCCCACGGGGGCGCTCACGGCCCTGGCCCTGGCGGAGGCGGGATGGACGGTGCACCTGAGCGATCCCCTCGACGCGGCCCAGCTCCGGGCCCGCAACCGTGCCTACGCCTTCAACCACTCCAGCCGGCGCCTGCTGGAGCGGCTGGGTCTCTGGGAGCTGGTGCGACCCAGCCTGATGCCGTTCCGGCGCCTGCAGCTCTGCGATCTGGGAACGGGGGCGGAGGTGCCGTTCACGACGGCGGACCTGGGGCGACGAGTGGCGAGCGGCGCCGATGGCAGCGCCGCTGCCGTGGGCTGGATCGGCCTGCATGGACCGCTGATGGAGCTGCTGCAGCGGCGGCTGGCCGCCGAGCCCCGGGTCAGCCAGGCCATGGGGGTGGGCTCCGAGGCGGAACCGTGGCCGGAGACGGCCCCCGATCTGGTGGTGGCGGCGGATGGCCCCCATTCCCCCCACCGCGAGGGCCTCGGCATCCGCGTGTGGCAGCACACCTACTCCCAGAGCTGTCTGACGGCCCAGGTGGCCCTGCGGGGCACCGACGCCGACCAGGCCTGGGAACTCTTCCGGCCGGAAGGCCCCTTCGCCGTGCTGCCCCTGGAGCCCGGCCGGGCCCAGCTGGTGTGGAGCGCCCCTAGCAGCCGCTGCCGCCGGCTGGAGAGCCTCGGTGCCGATGGCTTCCTCGACGCGCTGGCCGGGGCGCTCCCCGATCGCTTCCAGCCGGACGGGCTGCTGGATCAGCCGCGCAGCTTCCCGGTGGGGCTGCTGCTGGCCCGCCGCCTGCAGCGTGGCTGCACGGTGCTGGTGGGGGAGAGCGCCCACCGCTGCCACCCGGTGGGAGGCCAGGGGCTCAACCTCTGCTGGCGTGATGTGGCGGTGCTGCACCGCCTCGCCCGCAAGGCCTCGGCCGGTGCCCTCGCCCCGAGCCGTCTGCCCCGGGCCTATGCGCGGCGGCGCTGGCCCGATCTGCTGCTCACCCTGCTGGCCACGGATCTGCTGATGCGCGTGTTCTCCAACCGCTCCCGCCTGCTGCTGCCGCTGCGGCGGCTCGGCCTGGCGGCCCTGGCCAACCTGGCCCCGCTGCGCCGCCTCAGCCTCGGCGCCATGACCAACGGCCCCTGCCGGCCGTGGTGA
- the dapB gene encoding 4-hydroxy-tetrahydrodipicolinate reductase, with amino-acid sequence MTSSSGARPIAVVVAGALGRMGAEVVRAVSAAPDCRLVGAIDTTPGKEGADVGVELGLGELEVAVTADFEGCLCQASQLVRNDGPGQGAVLVDFTHPKVVYEHTRGAIAYGVHPVIGTTGLSPGQLADLAAFADKASIGGAVIPNFSVGMVLLQQAAAAAARFYDYAELTELHHNRKADAPSGTCIKTAELMEELGKAFNAPQVEEHETLPGCRGGQRDSGLRLHSVRLPGLVAHQEVMFGAAGETYTLRHDTIDRAAYMPGVLLSVRKVRQLPGLVYGLERLL; translated from the coding sequence ATGACGAGCAGCAGTGGCGCCAGACCGATCGCCGTGGTGGTGGCCGGCGCCCTCGGCCGCATGGGCGCCGAGGTGGTCCGGGCCGTGAGCGCCGCCCCCGACTGCCGGCTGGTGGGGGCGATCGACACCACCCCCGGCAAGGAGGGCGCCGACGTGGGCGTCGAACTCGGCCTGGGCGAGCTGGAGGTGGCCGTGACGGCCGACTTCGAGGGCTGCCTCTGCCAGGCCAGCCAGCTGGTGCGCAACGACGGCCCCGGCCAGGGGGCGGTGCTGGTGGATTTCACCCATCCCAAGGTGGTGTACGAGCACACCCGCGGCGCCATCGCCTACGGCGTGCACCCGGTGATCGGCACCACGGGCCTCAGCCCCGGGCAGCTGGCCGATCTGGCCGCCTTCGCGGACAAGGCCTCGATCGGCGGCGCCGTGATCCCCAACTTCTCGGTGGGCATGGTGCTGCTGCAGCAGGCCGCCGCCGCCGCCGCCCGCTTCTACGACTACGCCGAGCTCACCGAACTGCACCACAACCGCAAGGCCGACGCCCCCAGCGGCACCTGCATCAAGACCGCCGAGCTGATGGAGGAGCTGGGCAAGGCCTTCAACGCCCCCCAGGTGGAGGAGCACGAAACCCTGCCGGGCTGCCGGGGCGGCCAGCGGGACAGTGGCCTGCGGCTCCATTCGGTGCGCCTGCCGGGGCTGGTGGCCCACCAGGAGGTGATGTTCGGCGCCGCCGGCGAGACCTACACCCTGCGCCACGACACGATCGACCGGGCCGCCTACATGCCCGGGGTGCTGCTGAGCGTGCGCAAGGTGCGGCAGCTGCCGGGACTGGTGTATGGCTTGGAGAGGCTGCTCTGA
- a CDS encoding magnesium chelatase subunit H: MFTQVRSASRRVSPAASHTGAVMKAVYVVLEPQYQNALTQAATSLNDQNGPLAIELSGYLIEELRDPQNYADFCADVAAADVFIASLIFIEDLAQKVVEAVAPHRDRLKAAVVFPSMPEVMRLNKLGTFSMAQLGQSKSAIAGFMKKRKEAGGAGFQDAMLKLLNTLPTVLKYLPVEKAQDARSFMLSFQYWLGGTPDNLRNFLLMLADKYVFPRSSEGRPAVQVADPVVFPDLGIWHPLAPGMFEDLKEYLNWSASRRDLSDKARQGPVIGLVLQRSHIVTGDEAHYVAVIQELEYRGATVIPVFCGGLDFTRPVNAFFYDPLNPELPLVDGVVSLTGFALVGGPARQDHPRAIEVLKKLNRPYMVALPLVFQTTQEWEESDLGLHPVQVALQIAIPELDGAIEPIVLSGRDDATGKAHTLQDRVEAIAERSIRWASLRIKPRATKKLAITVFSFPPDKGNVGTAAYLDVFGSIHRVMEEMAARGYDVSGLPRTPKALMESVLQDPEAMEGAPELAIAHRMSVAEYEQLTPYSERLEENWGKPPGSLNTDGTNLLIYGRHFGNVFVGVQPTFGYEGDPMRLLYSRSASPHHGFAAFYTYLEKVWGADAVLHFGTHGSLEFMPGKQMGMSDTCYPDSLIGALPNLYYYAANNPSEATIAKRRGYAETISYLTPPAENAGLYKGLKELGELVGSYQQLRESSRGVQIVNAVVETARQCNLDKDVQLPEADAAELDLAQRDAVIGAVYRQLMEIESRLLPCGLHTIGKPPTAEEAIATLVNIAALEREEEGIRSLPALLAECRGRTIAEVYKGNDAGVLADVELNRVITETSRAAVGAMVKAVTGSDGRVTLRRNVGWFFNLLERFGFKLPSPWLGACCAAGFAQVDQAELDKLFGYLQFCLQQICADMEMESLLRALDGEYVLPGPGGDPIRNPGVLPSGKNLHALDPQAIPTKAAIAAAKVVVDRLIERQKAEQGTWPETIACVLWGTDNIKTYGESLAQILWFIGVRPVPDSLGRVNKLELIPLEELGRPRIDVVVNCSGVFRDLFINQMGLIDQGVKMAAEADEPVAMNFVRKHAREQAAQEGISLRDAATRVFSNASGSYSSNVNLAVENSTWEEEGELQEMYLSRKTFAFNADNPGEMNQKREVFESVMKTADVTFQNLDSAEISLTDVSHYFDSDPTKLIQGLREDGKAPASYIADTTTANAQVRSLSETIRLDSRTKLLNPKWYEGMLNSGYEGVREVAKRLNFTLGWSATSGAVDNFVYEEANDTFINDPEMRQRLMELNPHSFRRIVGTLLEVNGRGYWETSDENIQQLQELYQEIEDRIEGVTTD, encoded by the coding sequence ATGTTCACGCAGGTCCGTTCCGCCAGCCGTCGGGTCAGCCCTGCCGCCTCCCACACCGGTGCGGTGATGAAGGCCGTGTATGTGGTGCTGGAGCCCCAGTACCAGAATGCCCTCACCCAGGCGGCCACCTCCCTCAACGACCAGAACGGGCCCCTGGCGATCGAGCTGAGCGGTTACCTGATCGAGGAACTGCGCGATCCGCAGAACTACGCCGATTTCTGCGCCGATGTGGCGGCGGCGGATGTGTTCATCGCCTCGCTGATCTTCATCGAGGACCTGGCCCAGAAGGTGGTGGAGGCCGTGGCGCCCCACCGCGACCGGCTCAAGGCCGCCGTGGTGTTCCCCTCCATGCCGGAGGTGATGCGCCTCAACAAGCTCGGCACCTTCTCGATGGCCCAGCTGGGCCAGAGCAAGAGCGCCATTGCCGGCTTCATGAAGAAGCGGAAGGAGGCCGGCGGCGCCGGCTTCCAGGACGCGATGTTGAAGCTGCTCAACACGCTGCCCACCGTTCTGAAGTATCTCCCCGTGGAGAAGGCGCAGGACGCCCGCTCCTTCATGCTCAGCTTCCAGTACTGGCTGGGGGGAACGCCGGACAACCTGCGCAACTTCCTGCTGATGCTGGCGGACAAGTACGTGTTCCCCCGCAGCAGCGAAGGCCGCCCCGCCGTCCAGGTGGCGGACCCGGTGGTGTTCCCGGATCTGGGCATCTGGCACCCCCTGGCGCCGGGGATGTTCGAGGACCTCAAGGAATACCTCAACTGGAGCGCCAGCCGCCGCGATCTCTCCGACAAGGCGCGCCAGGGCCCGGTGATCGGCCTGGTGCTGCAGCGCAGCCACATCGTGACCGGCGATGAGGCCCACTACGTGGCCGTGATCCAGGAGCTGGAATACCGCGGCGCCACCGTGATCCCGGTGTTCTGCGGTGGGCTCGACTTCACCCGGCCGGTGAACGCCTTCTTCTACGACCCGCTCAACCCGGAGCTGCCCCTGGTGGATGGGGTGGTGTCGCTCACGGGCTTCGCCCTGGTGGGCGGCCCGGCCCGCCAGGACCACCCCAGGGCGATCGAGGTGCTCAAGAAGCTCAACCGCCCCTACATGGTGGCCCTGCCGCTGGTGTTCCAGACCACCCAGGAATGGGAGGAGAGCGACCTGGGGCTGCACCCGGTGCAGGTGGCGCTGCAGATCGCCATCCCCGAACTCGACGGGGCGATCGAGCCGATCGTGCTCAGCGGCCGGGATGATGCCACCGGCAAGGCCCACACCCTGCAGGACCGGGTGGAGGCGATCGCCGAGCGCTCGATCCGCTGGGCCTCGCTGCGGATCAAGCCCCGCGCCACCAAGAAGCTGGCGATCACGGTGTTCAGCTTCCCGCCGGACAAGGGCAACGTGGGCACCGCCGCCTACCTCGATGTGTTCGGCTCCATCCACCGGGTGATGGAGGAGATGGCGGCCCGGGGCTACGACGTGAGCGGCCTGCCCAGGACCCCCAAGGCGCTGATGGAGTCGGTGCTGCAGGACCCGGAGGCCATGGAGGGAGCCCCCGAGCTCGCCATCGCCCACCGCATGAGCGTGGCCGAGTACGAACAGCTCACCCCCTACTCCGAGCGGCTGGAGGAGAACTGGGGCAAGCCCCCCGGCAGCCTCAACACCGACGGCACCAACCTGCTGATCTACGGCCGCCACTTCGGCAACGTGTTCGTGGGGGTGCAGCCCACCTTCGGCTACGAGGGCGACCCGATGCGGCTGCTCTATTCCCGCAGCGCCAGCCCGCACCATGGCTTCGCCGCCTTTTACACCTACCTCGAGAAGGTGTGGGGCGCCGATGCGGTGCTGCACTTCGGCACCCACGGCTCGCTGGAGTTCATGCCCGGCAAGCAGATGGGCATGAGCGACACCTGCTACCCCGATTCCCTGATCGGCGCCCTGCCGAATCTCTACTACTACGCCGCCAACAATCCGAGCGAGGCCACGATCGCGAAGAGACGGGGGTATGCGGAAACCATCAGCTATCTCACTCCGCCGGCGGAGAACGCCGGGCTCTACAAGGGGCTCAAGGAGCTGGGGGAGCTGGTGGGCTCCTACCAGCAGCTGCGCGAGAGCAGCCGCGGCGTGCAGATCGTGAACGCCGTGGTGGAAACGGCGCGCCAGTGCAACCTCGACAAGGACGTGCAATTGCCGGAGGCGGATGCCGCCGAGCTGGATCTGGCCCAGCGCGATGCGGTGATCGGCGCGGTCTACCGCCAGCTGATGGAGATCGAGAGCCGGCTGCTGCCCTGCGGGCTGCACACGATCGGCAAGCCCCCCACGGCCGAGGAGGCCATCGCCACCCTGGTGAATATCGCGGCGCTGGAACGGGAGGAGGAGGGCATCCGCTCCCTGCCGGCCCTGCTGGCCGAGTGCCGGGGCCGCACGATCGCCGAGGTGTACAAGGGCAACGACGCCGGCGTGCTGGCCGATGTGGAGCTCAACCGGGTGATCACCGAGACCTCCCGGGCCGCCGTGGGGGCGATGGTGAAGGCGGTGACCGGCAGCGACGGGCGGGTGACGCTGCGGCGCAACGTCGGCTGGTTCTTCAACCTGCTGGAGCGCTTCGGCTTCAAGCTGCCGAGCCCCTGGCTGGGGGCCTGCTGCGCCGCCGGCTTCGCCCAGGTGGATCAGGCCGAGCTCGACAAGCTGTTCGGCTATCTGCAGTTCTGCCTGCAGCAGATCTGCGCCGACATGGAGATGGAGAGCCTGCTGCGGGCCCTCGATGGCGAATACGTGCTGCCGGGGCCGGGTGGTGATCCGATCCGCAATCCGGGTGTGCTGCCCAGCGGCAAGAACCTGCACGCCCTCGATCCCCAGGCGATCCCCACCAAGGCGGCGATCGCGGCCGCCAAGGTGGTGGTGGACCGGCTGATCGAGCGCCAGAAGGCCGAGCAGGGCACCTGGCCGGAAACGATCGCCTGCGTGCTCTGGGGCACGGACAACATCAAGACCTACGGCGAATCCCTGGCCCAGATCCTCTGGTTCATCGGCGTAAGGCCCGTGCCCGATTCCCTGGGGCGGGTGAACAAGCTGGAGCTGATCCCCCTCGAGGAGCTGGGCCGGCCCCGCATCGACGTGGTGGTGAACTGCAGCGGCGTGTTCCGCGACCTGTTCATCAACCAGATGGGCCTGATCGACCAGGGCGTGAAGATGGCCGCCGAGGCCGATGAGCCGGTGGCGATGAACTTCGTGCGCAAGCACGCACGCGAGCAGGCCGCCCAGGAGGGCATCAGCCTGCGGGATGCCGCCACGCGGGTGTTCTCCAACGCCAGCGGCAGCTACAGCTCGAATGTGAACCTGGCGGTGGAGAACAGCACCTGGGAGGAGGAGGGCGAGCTGCAGGAGATGTACCTCTCCCGCAAGACCTTCGCCTTCAACGCTGACAACCCCGGCGAGATGAACCAGAAGCGGGAGGTGTTCGAATCGGTGATGAAGACTGCCGACGTGACCTTCCAGAACCTGGATTCAGCGGAGATCTCGCTCACCGATGTGAGCCACTACTTCGATTCCGATCCCACCAAGCTGATCCAGGGCCTCAGGGAGGATGGCAAGGCGCCGGCCAGCTACATCGCCGACACCACCACCGCCAACGCCCAGGTGCGCTCCCTGAGCGAAACGATCCGGCTCGATTCCCGCACCAAGCTGCTCAACCCCAAGTGGTACGAGGGGATGCTCAATTCCGGCTACGAGGGGGTGCGGGAGGTGGCCAAACGGCTCAATTTCACCCTGGGCTGGAGCGCCACCAGCGGCGCGGTGGACAACTTCGTGTACGAGGAGGCCAACGACACCTTCATCAACGACCCCGAGATGCGCCAGCGGCTGATGGAGCTCAACCCCCACAGCTTCCGCCGCATCGTGGGCACCCTGCTGGAGGTGAACGGCCGCGGCTACTGGGAGACGAGCGATGAGAACATCCAGCAGCTGCAGGAGCTCTACCAGGAGATCGAAGACCGGATCGAGGGGGTCACCACCGACTGA
- a CDS encoding response regulator transcription factor has protein sequence MAARLLLAEPNPAQGSLLQKHLEAQGFGVIRLPDRERAQRRILDACPDLALLCPDPQRLAALPLLEELRERGNTTPVLVLLPSDDYVERVRLLDAGADDVLSRPYAMEELTARVRALIRRSGMGALLADGVELAHKDLLVNTNLRLVTRAGEPVKLTVREYDLLLYLLRHKQTVLPRQQILYAVWGDSWVGNDNLLDVYIRYLRRKIDPPGLEPLIHTVRGVGFCLE, from the coding sequence TTGGCTGCCCGACTCCTGCTGGCCGAGCCCAACCCAGCCCAGGGTTCCCTGTTGCAGAAGCACCTCGAGGCGCAGGGATTCGGCGTGATCCGCCTGCCGGATCGGGAACGTGCTCAGCGGCGGATTCTCGATGCCTGCCCTGATCTGGCCCTGCTCTGCCCCGATCCCCAGCGTCTGGCGGCCTTGCCCCTGCTGGAGGAACTGCGCGAGCGCGGCAACACCACCCCGGTGCTGGTTCTGCTGCCCTCGGACGACTACGTGGAGCGGGTGCGGCTGCTCGATGCCGGTGCCGATGACGTGCTCTCCCGTCCCTATGCGATGGAGGAGCTCACCGCCCGGGTGCGGGCCCTCATCCGCCGCAGCGGCATGGGTGCTCTGCTGGCGGATGGGGTGGAACTGGCCCACAAGGACCTCCTCGTCAACACCAACCTGCGCCTGGTGACCCGCGCCGGCGAACCGGTGAAGCTCACCGTGCGGGAGTATGACCTGCTGCTCTACCTGCTGCGCCACAAGCAGACCGTGCTGCCGCGCCAGCAGATCCTCTATGCGGTGTGGGGCGATTCCTGGGTGGGCAATGACAACCTGCTGGACGTGTACATCCGCTATCTGCGGCGCAAGATCGACCCCCCCGGCCTCGAGCCGCTGATCCATACCGTGCGCGGCGTGGGGTTCTGCCTCGAATAG